A part of Geoanaerobacter pelophilus genomic DNA contains:
- a CDS encoding OmpH family outer membrane protein, with protein sequence MIARRNLTLSFMVFAVILLSAIPFAIAAETQADAPAATVAAPPVQAPLPLAKPAAAGANTLPSVFNTPASGKIGVIDIMRISEESALGKQLKGRFKEKSNKLQAQLNTKQKQLEKQKAALQAKLPNLIPDQRVAKIKEYEKKVEEFKKTVNNAEKELLPLQEELTRSITMETAAACESYAKANGFAVVVLKKDLFYVGANYEQQDITAEVIKLMDEKTR encoded by the coding sequence ATGATAGCACGCCGAAACCTGACCCTGAGCTTCATGGTATTTGCCGTAATCCTGCTGAGCGCTATCCCCTTTGCCATTGCTGCAGAGACCCAGGCCGATGCTCCAGCTGCAACTGTAGCGGCGCCGCCGGTTCAAGCCCCCCTACCGCTTGCAAAGCCAGCCGCTGCGGGCGCTAATACCCTTCCTTCCGTTTTTAACACACCTGCAAGCGGTAAAATTGGCGTAATAGACATAATGCGGATTTCCGAAGAATCCGCACTAGGCAAGCAATTAAAGGGGCGCTTCAAGGAAAAGAGCAATAAGTTGCAGGCGCAACTGAATACAAAGCAGAAGCAGCTGGAAAAACAGAAGGCAGCGCTTCAGGCAAAGCTGCCCAATCTGATCCCCGACCAGAGGGTTGCCAAAATCAAGGAGTATGAAAAGAAGGTGGAAGAGTTCAAGAAAACCGTCAACAATGCGGAGAAAGAGTTGCTGCCGCTGCAGGAGGAGTTGACCCGGTCAATAACCATGGAGACTGCCGCAGCTTGTGAGTCTTATGCTAAAGCAAACGGTTTTGCCGTAGTTGTCCTCAAGAAAGACCTTTTTTATGTCGGCGCGAATTACGAGCAACAGGATATTACCGCAGAGGTGATAAAATTGATGGATGAAAAAACCAGGTAA